CAAGTTCAAGAGCATCACCTAAAACAACTACCTTTTTTTTGTTTAACGGTAAAGAAGAAAATGCATTTAAAGCCATTTTCATAGATACAGGACTCGCATTATACGCATCATTTATAAATAAAATTTTATTTTTTTCTATTTTCTCAAATCTCATAGATGTTATTTTAATATTTTTTAATGCATTTTTAATTTCGTCATAAGACATCTCAAATATTTTTCCTAACGCAATAGCAAAAGAAGCATTTACTACATTATACAATCCGTTTAAAGGTACGAAATATTTTTCATTATTTAAAAAGAAATTAACACCCTCATAAATTTCAATAAAATTATTTATAATATAATCATTTTTATTTTCGAATCCAATTTTTAAAGCTTCTAAATTTTTCAAATAAAAATCATCACCATAAACTAAGGTATTATTTTTATTCACATAATTTAAAACTTCAGTTTTTGCTTTAAACACATTGTCTCTATTTTTTAAAAATTCTAAATGAGAGTCTCCAATATTTGTTATCACTGCATAATCTGGTCTTGCAATTTTTGATAATAAATCAATTTCACCTAAATTACTCATACCCATTTCTAAAACTGCAATTTCATCACTTTCTTTTAATTGTAACAACGTAAATGGAAGCCCAATTTGATTATTATAATTTCCTAAAGTTTTTTGTGTTTTATATTTTGTTGATAAAACTCCATGTATTAAATCTTTAGTTGTTGTTTTACCTTCACTTCCTGTTACAGCTATAATTTTAGTGCATAATTTTTCTCTATATAGTTTAGCTATATTCTGTAAAAAGTCTATACTATTTAAAACTTTAATAATTTTTTCACTTTCATTTGTAGGACTTTTATCACAAATAATAAGTTCCGCCCCTTTTTTAAGAGCTTCATCTATATAATTATATCCATTATTTATAGCTATAAATAATGAACCTTTTTCTACCTTCTTACTATCCATTTGAATATTATCAATCTCTAGGTTTTTAGGTAAATTTATATTTAACTTTTGAAAATAATTTAATAGAACTTCAGTAAATGTTTTCAATTTTACATCCCCTTTTTTTATATTCGCTCTATATTTTACCATTTTTTTAGTATTCTTTTCAAATTTTTTTTAACTAATACCTAAAACTTTTAAGCCTTTATGAATACATTCAATTTCAATAGGTAAATTAGGTCCTGTTTCTCCATCTATATCTGTTGAATAATTTTCAACTCCTACAATTTTCATAAATCTAGTTTTAAAATATTTTATTGAATGAATTTTTTTCTCTAAATGAGTTTTTGTAGCTAATGCTGCACTTATTTCTGGAACATCTGTTATAAAATCTGGTTTTAGCAGTAAAACATCAAAAAATCCATCATCTAATTTGGCATTATATGCCAATTCAAAATTTCCAGCACTTTTTCCATTAAAAACTAAAAGAGAAACAATATCTGTTATTGCACTATATTCATCGCTCTCTAATATAATTTTCATTTTTTTTATTTTAGTCATCTCTTTTATTCCATTTAACACATATGCTAATTTCCCCATAGTTTTTATCATATTTCTATCAGTTGTTTGAGAAATTGTAGAAAAAACTCCAAGGCTAGCTATATTTATGAAATACTGATTATTTATTCTTCCTAAATCTATCTCTTTAACATCTGTTGATAGTATTTTTTTACAAGCTTTTTCAATATTTCTAGGCATTTTTATTACATTAGCAAAATCATTTGCAGTCCCTGTTGGTAGTATCGCTATTGGAATATCTATCTCATTTTTTTTTAAAATATTAACAAAACTATTTATTGTTCCATCTCCGCCTGATATTAAAAAATGATC
This genomic window from Cetobacterium somerae ATCC BAA-474 contains:
- a CDS encoding UDP-N-acetylmuramoyl-tripeptide--D-alanyl-D-alanine ligase; this encodes MKTFTEVLLNYFQKLNINLPKNLEIDNIQMDSKKVEKGSLFIAINNGYNYIDEALKKGAELIICDKSPTNESEKIIKVLNSIDFLQNIAKLYREKLCTKIIAVTGSEGKTTTKDLIHGVLSTKYKTQKTLGNYNNQIGLPFTLLQLKESDEIAVLEMGMSNLGEIDLLSKIARPDYAVITNIGDSHLEFLKNRDNVFKAKTEVLNYVNKNNTLVYGDDFYLKNLEALKIGFENKNDYIINNFIEIYEGVNFFLNNEKYFVPLNGLYNVVNASFAIALGKIFEMSYDEIKNALKNIKITSMRFEKIEKNKILFINDAYNASPVSMKMALNAFSSLPLNKKKVVVLGDALELGDKEIEYHVDILTEALKYEFDKVFVYGERMKKALDELNNPKIIHFTKKEEIRDELNKTGDVAVLLKGSRGMKLEEIIM
- a CDS encoding YegS/Rv2252/BmrU family lipid kinase translates to MKRQKKVKLIYNPVSGGGKILKELDKIFEIYQDHGFVVDIFRVSHCCKKEEILENIEDYDHFLISGGDGTINSFVNILKKNEIDIPIAILPTGTANDFANVIKMPRNIEKACKKILSTDVKEIDLGRINNQYFINIASLGVFSTISQTTDRNMIKTMGKLAYVLNGIKEMTKIKKMKIILESDEYSAITDIVSLLVFNGKSAGNFELAYNAKLDDGFFDVLLLKPDFITDVPEISAALATKTHLEKKIHSIKYFKTRFMKIVGVENYSTDIDGETGPNLPIEIECIHKGLKVLGIS